One window of the Salvia splendens isolate huo1 chromosome 1, SspV2, whole genome shotgun sequence genome contains the following:
- the LOC121744528 gene encoding 60S ribosomal protein L35a-3, giving the protein MVKGRQGERVRLYVRGTILGYKRSKSNQYPNTSLIQIEGVNTQEEVAWYRGKRMAYIYKAKVKKNGSHYRCIWGKVTRPHGNSGVVRAKFKSNLPPKSMGARVRVMMYPSNI; this is encoded by the exons ATGGTGAAAGGTCGTCAGGGGGAGCGCGTCAG GCTCTACGTCCGCGGCACTATTTTGGGATACAAGAG GTCGAAGTCGAATCAGTATCCAAACACGTCCTTGATTCAGATTGAGGGCGTCAACACTCAAGAGGAAGTAGCGTGGTACCGCGGGAAGCGCATGGCGTACATTTACAAGGCCAAGGTGAAGAAAAACGGGTCCCACTACCGTTGCATTTGGGGAAAGGTTACCCGGCCGCATGGTAACAGCGGTGTTGTCCGCGCCAAGTTCAAGTCCAATCTCCCCCCTAAATCAATG GGTGCAAGGGTGAGAGTGATGATGTATCCTAGCAACATCTAA